In Nerophis lumbriciformis linkage group LG04, RoL_Nlum_v2.1, whole genome shotgun sequence, a single window of DNA contains:
- the emg1 gene encoding ribosomal RNA small subunit methyltransferase NEP1, protein MAAADGKKRGLEHLDEYEPKAAKHLRTLHDRMSERRLVVILEGASLESVKVGKNFELLNCDQHKNVIIKSGRDPGHIRPDITHQCLLMLMDSPLNRAGLLQVYIHTDKNGLIEINPQTRIPRTFPRFCGLMVQLLHKLSVRASDGPQKLLKMIKNPVSDHLPPGCPRISTSFSAGEAVCARSLVPQGPAAVVIGAFAHGAVNVDYTEKTVSISNYPLSAAVTCSKICSAFEEVWGVL, encoded by the exons ATGGCGGCCGCCGACGGGAAGAAGCGTGGCCTGGAACATTTGGACGAATATGAACCTAAAGCCGCCAAACATCTCCGCACTCTACATGACCGCATGTCGGAGAGACGATTAGTTGTCATTCTGGAGGGAGCCTCGTTGGAAAGCGTGAAG GTCGGAAAAAACTTCGAGCTGCTGAACTgtgatcaacacaaaaatgtgattaTTAAAAGTGGAAGAGATCCAGGACACATCAGACCGGATATCACACACCAG TGTCTGCTCATGTTAATGGATAGTCCACTGAACAGAGCGGGCCTCCTGCAGGTCTACATCCACACGGACAAAAATGGCTTAATCGAGATCAACCCGCAGACTCGCATCCCAAGAACCTTCCCGCGCTTCTGTGGCCTGATGG TTCAACTGCTGCACAAGCTGAGCGTGCGAGCCTCCGACGGTCCTCAGAAGCtcctgaaaatgatcaaaaacccTGTGTCGGACCACCTGCCTCCCGGCTGCCCGCGGATTTCCACGTCTTTCTCGGCCGGAGAGGCCGTGTGCGCTCGCTCCTTGGTGCCACAGGGGCCGGCCGCAGTGGTGATCGGAGCGTTTGCGCACGGAGCG GTGAACGTAGACTACACGGAGAAGACGGTGTCCATCAGTAACTACCCCCTCTCTGCAGCCGTGACCTGTTCCAAGATCTGCTCTGCTTTTGAAGAGGTGTGGGGGGTCTTGTGA